A part of Larkinella insperata genomic DNA contains:
- a CDS encoding FKBP-type peptidyl-prolyl cis-trans isomerase, with protein sequence MTIKQWTLAGLFSAVLVTGQAVAQTKKPAAKPQPKAPAAASAGTSAPIKLNNAIDSVSYSIGVNVGLGLKQQNLGNANLKALTKALQDALQSSNTQIAPEQANRIIGEFFQRERSVKAEANKKVGEQYLAENKSKPGIMTTASGLQYQILKAGTGPKPAATDTVKAHYTGRLIDGTVFDSSVERGQPLEIPVNQVIQGWSEALQLMPVGSKWKLYIPSTLAYGSQGAGSQIGPNSTLVFDIELLEIVKKQ encoded by the coding sequence ATGACGATTAAACAATGGACGTTAGCCGGTCTTTTTTCGGCTGTATTGGTAACGGGTCAGGCAGTGGCTCAAACGAAAAAACCGGCCGCCAAGCCCCAACCGAAAGCCCCGGCTGCCGCTTCCGCCGGAACTTCTGCTCCGATTAAACTCAACAATGCCATCGATTCCGTTAGCTATAGTATTGGCGTTAATGTTGGCCTGGGACTCAAACAACAAAATCTGGGGAACGCCAACCTGAAGGCCCTGACGAAAGCCCTGCAGGACGCGCTGCAATCCTCAAATACGCAGATTGCGCCCGAACAGGCAAACCGCATCATCGGGGAGTTTTTCCAGCGTGAACGGTCGGTCAAAGCCGAAGCCAACAAGAAAGTCGGAGAACAGTACCTCGCCGAAAATAAAAGCAAGCCCGGCATTATGACAACCGCCAGCGGCCTGCAGTATCAGATTTTAAAAGCCGGTACCGGCCCCAAACCCGCAGCGACCGATACCGTTAAAGCCCACTATACCGGCCGACTGATCGACGGAACGGTCTTCGACAGTTCGGTGGAACGCGGACAGCCGCTCGAAATTCCCGTCAACCAGGTGATTCAGGGCTGGAGCGAAGCGCTTCAGTTGATGCCGGTTGGCTCCAAGTGGAAGCTTTATATTCCGTCGACACTGGCGTACGGTTCGCAGGGCGCCGGTTCGCAGATCGGACCGAACTCCACGCTTGTTTTCGACATTGAATTGCTGGAAATTGTGAAGAAGCAATAA
- a CDS encoding carboxy terminal-processing peptidase yields MRKYLITLVPVLMLSLQPGPHAGMSAVPMPPPSADDLKPSVSQEHVEQLVARLLTTHHYRKVKLNDSLSSVVFDNYLKELDGNKAYFLASDISSFEKYRNNIDDQLINGELTAAYDIYNVFRKRYQERNKFVQDNFVKPFDFTVDETFNTDREKASWPKSIEEQNDLWRKLLKNQSLELKLTGKADTSVVNSMKSRYKNLDRYMSRIKAEDVFQIYMNSFAESLDPHTNYMSPRSADRFNQEMSASLEGIGALLQEDGDYIKISDIVPGGPAFKSKLLTKGDKIVGVAQGEGHMVNIVGYQVDDAVKLIKGPKGTTVRLQIKSMDAVAGAPPKEIRLVREKIKLEEQRAKKEVIEISQNNKKYKLGVITIPVFYRDFEGARKREEGFASTTGDVQRFLNELKTEKVDGVVVDLRDNGGGSLTEAITLTGLFISRGPVVQVKEATGDIEVQTDPDPSVLYDGPLAVLVNRFSASASEIFAAAIQDYKRGIIIGSQTYGKGTVQTMVDLNTWLKESEKVGQVKMTIAKFYRINGSSTQHKGVTPDIELPSAFTAEEYGESSQPSALPWDQISSARYDVTRNLDDKLITKLRDRYEQRLKSDAEMKQLMADFAELKRAKEKTVVSLQEAKRKKERDEAEKRRKSITDAAGEPTAANDSSIPAKDPKEPKAPKKDLYLDECGKVLADYIAFIKNPQ; encoded by the coding sequence ATGAGAAAGTACCTCATTACATTAGTACCGGTGCTGATGCTGAGCCTTCAGCCGGGTCCACATGCCGGGATGTCGGCCGTGCCGATGCCCCCTCCAAGTGCTGATGATTTAAAACCTTCGGTATCGCAGGAACACGTTGAACAGTTGGTTGCGCGTCTGCTGACAACGCATCACTACCGCAAGGTGAAACTCAACGACTCACTCTCATCCGTTGTTTTTGATAACTACCTGAAGGAACTGGATGGCAACAAAGCCTATTTTCTGGCATCCGATATCAGCTCGTTTGAAAAATACCGCAACAACATTGACGACCAGTTGATCAACGGTGAGCTGACTGCCGCCTACGACATTTACAATGTTTTCCGGAAACGGTATCAGGAGCGCAACAAATTTGTGCAGGATAACTTCGTAAAGCCGTTTGATTTTACGGTCGACGAAACATTCAACACCGATCGCGAAAAAGCCAGCTGGCCGAAAAGCATCGAAGAACAGAACGATCTGTGGCGCAAACTCCTGAAAAATCAGTCGCTGGAACTGAAACTGACCGGCAAGGCCGATACGTCGGTGGTCAACAGCATGAAGTCGCGGTATAAGAACCTCGACCGCTACATGAGCCGGATCAAAGCCGAAGACGTGTTTCAGATTTACATGAACTCGTTTGCTGAATCGCTCGACCCGCACACCAACTACATGTCGCCCCGCTCGGCTGACCGTTTCAACCAGGAGATGAGCGCATCGCTGGAAGGAATTGGTGCCCTGCTGCAGGAAGATGGCGATTACATCAAGATTTCGGACATTGTTCCCGGCGGGCCGGCTTTCAAAAGCAAACTGCTGACGAAAGGCGACAAGATTGTAGGGGTTGCCCAGGGCGAAGGCCACATGGTAAACATTGTGGGTTATCAGGTGGATGATGCCGTCAAGCTAATCAAAGGCCCTAAAGGCACCACCGTTCGTCTGCAAATCAAATCGATGGATGCTGTGGCTGGTGCCCCGCCGAAGGAGATTCGTCTGGTGCGCGAAAAAATCAAACTGGAAGAACAACGCGCCAAGAAAGAAGTCATTGAGATTTCTCAGAACAATAAAAAATACAAGCTCGGCGTCATCACGATTCCGGTGTTCTACCGCGATTTTGAAGGAGCCCGCAAGCGGGAGGAAGGTTTTGCCAGCACCACCGGCGACGTACAACGGTTCCTCAATGAGTTGAAAACCGAGAAGGTAGACGGTGTGGTGGTTGACTTGCGCGACAATGGCGGTGGGTCGCTGACAGAGGCCATCACGTTGACCGGCCTGTTTATCTCACGGGGACCCGTTGTGCAGGTGAAAGAAGCCACGGGAGACATCGAAGTTCAAACCGACCCCGATCCGTCGGTGCTGTACGATGGTCCGCTGGCCGTGTTGGTAAACCGCTTTAGTGCTTCGGCTTCGGAAATTTTCGCTGCTGCCATTCAGGACTACAAACGCGGTATTATCATCGGCAGCCAGACCTACGGTAAAGGTACGGTTCAGACGATGGTCGACCTGAATACCTGGCTGAAAGAGTCGGAGAAAGTGGGTCAGGTGAAAATGACGATCGCTAAATTCTACCGGATCAACGGTAGCAGCACCCAGCACAAAGGAGTTACACCGGACATCGAACTGCCGTCGGCTTTTACCGCGGAAGAATACGGGGAAAGCTCACAACCCAGCGCCTTACCCTGGGATCAGATTTCTTCGGCCCGGTACGATGTTACCCGAAACCTGGACGACAAGCTGATTACCAAACTTCGCGATCGGTACGAACAACGCTTGAAATCGGATGCGGAAATGAAGCAACTGATGGCTGACTTTGCGGAATTGAAACGGGCTAAAGAAAAAACCGTTGTATCGCTTCAGGAAGCCAAACGGAAGAAAGAACGCGATGAAGCTGAAAAACGCCGGAAGTCGATTACCGATGCGGCTGGCGAACCCACAGCGGCCAACGACTCTTCCATTCCGGCAAAAGATCCGAAGGAACCCAAGGCTCCGAAAAAGGATCTGTACCTGGATGAGTGTGGTAAAGTCCTGGCCGATTACATCGCCTTTATCAAAAATCCGCAGTAA
- a CDS encoding M23 family metallopeptidase: MNRIFINRLLFFLLPGLLSACTSVGPTKLFRSASPHDQYAKSLRDARLERTALGIDWLNTADRALKDSVVISVPYRESGYFAANRPFALGYRLNGQRGDKFIVKVDVEGQEPVQLFIDIFELNEDNRNPDRLTSAKADTNQLTFEVLRTRTHLVRIQPELLRSGRYTLSITREPILGFPVQGRDSRQISSYFGASRDAGRRRHEGIDIFAPRGTPALAASDGYISGVGTNNLGGNVVYLSDSRRNQTLYYAHLDSQAVQQGQQVTVGDTVGFIGNTGNARTTAPHLHFGIYSFNSGALDPLPFVRRGTGPARQTLVATETLGDSVRISATRAVIRQSPNGDAPILRTLPRSSAFAVMGGTATWLRVELPDGTTGYVSSGVVEPARRPLRRAPLPIGMDLLEAARTKAAVIETLSAGTVVEVLGVFGSYQLVRQATGLTGWLLQTP, translated from the coding sequence ATGAACCGCATATTCATCAACCGACTCCTCTTTTTTCTACTGCCGGGATTGCTGAGCGCCTGTACGAGCGTCGGGCCAACCAAGTTATTCCGGTCTGCTTCCCCGCACGATCAGTACGCCAAGTCGCTCCGGGATGCCCGGCTGGAACGCACGGCCCTGGGCATCGACTGGCTGAATACCGCCGACCGTGCCCTGAAAGATTCCGTCGTCATCAGTGTACCCTACCGGGAAAGCGGGTACTTTGCGGCCAACCGGCCTTTCGCGCTCGGCTACCGCCTGAACGGGCAGCGGGGCGATAAATTTATCGTCAAAGTGGATGTCGAAGGCCAGGAACCCGTGCAGCTTTTCATCGACATTTTTGAGCTGAATGAAGACAACCGCAACCCCGACCGACTGACTTCGGCCAAAGCCGACACCAACCAACTGACGTTTGAAGTGCTTCGAACCCGAACGCATCTGGTTCGGATTCAGCCCGAACTGCTACGCAGTGGCCGGTACACCCTTTCCATCACCCGTGAACCCATCCTGGGCTTCCCGGTGCAGGGTCGCGACAGCCGCCAGATTAGCAGTTACTTCGGAGCCTCGCGCGATGCGGGGCGTCGGCGTCACGAGGGAATTGACATTTTTGCGCCCCGGGGGACGCCCGCTCTGGCTGCCTCCGACGGGTATATTTCCGGGGTGGGGACCAATAATCTGGGCGGAAACGTGGTTTACCTGTCCGATTCCCGGCGGAACCAGACGCTTTATTACGCCCACCTGGATTCCCAGGCCGTTCAGCAGGGGCAGCAGGTGACCGTGGGCGATACCGTGGGGTTTATCGGGAATACCGGCAACGCCCGGACTACGGCTCCACACCTGCATTTTGGCATTTACTCGTTTAATTCGGGTGCCCTCGATCCCTTGCCCTTTGTTCGGCGCGGAACTGGTCCGGCCCGGCAAACGCTGGTTGCAACCGAAACCCTGGGCGACTCGGTCCGGATTTCGGCTACCCGGGCGGTGATTCGACAGTCGCCCAACGGCGATGCACCGATTCTGCGGACCTTACCACGATCTTCGGCGTTTGCGGTTATGGGCGGAACGGCCACCTGGCTGCGGGTTGAGTTGCCGGACGGCACCACGGGCTATGTGTCGAGTGGGGTCGTTGAACCCGCCCGCCGGCCGCTGCGCCGGGCACCGTTGCCCATCGGTATGGATTTGCTGGAAGCGGCCCGGACCAAGGCCGCTGTGATCGAGACTTTGTCGGCCGGAACCGTGGTGGAAGTGCTGGGGGTTTTTGGCTCGTATCAGCTGGTGCGCCAGGCGACCGGACTGACCGGCTGGCTTTTGCAGACCCCTTAG
- a CDS encoding YceI family protein — MATTAQETTVWTLDPTHSEIQFKVRHLMVSNVTGKFNSFEGKVETTGDDFSNASVSFSADIDSITTGNEQRDGHLKSADFFDAENHPKLTFQSTDVKKVSDDEYEIKGDLTIRGITKPVTLKAEYGGQMGDFYGNTKAGFELSGTIKRKEFGLTWDAVTEAGGVVVSDDVKLLLNVQVAR, encoded by the coding sequence ATGGCAACTACTGCTCAGGAAACCACAGTTTGGACTTTAGACCCTACTCACTCCGAAATTCAATTCAAAGTCCGTCACCTGATGGTGTCTAATGTAACGGGCAAATTCAACTCGTTCGAAGGAAAAGTTGAAACCACGGGCGACGATTTCTCAAATGCGTCCGTTTCGTTTTCGGCGGATATCGACAGCATTACGACGGGCAACGAGCAACGGGATGGCCACTTGAAGTCGGCCGATTTCTTCGATGCGGAAAACCACCCGAAACTGACGTTCCAATCAACGGACGTAAAGAAAGTCAGTGATGACGAATACGAAATTAAAGGCGATCTGACCATTCGTGGCATCACCAAGCCGGTTACTCTGAAAGCAGAGTACGGTGGACAGATGGGCGACTTCTACGGCAACACGAAAGCGGGTTTTGAACTGTCCGGCACCATCAAACGGAAAGAATTTGGCTTAACCTGGGATGCCGTCACCGAGGCTGGTGGCGTTGTCGTCAGCGATGATGTGAAGCTGCTCCTGAACGTTCAGGTAGCCCGCTAA
- a CDS encoding APC family permease, which produces MADSTDLLTDEKTELKRSLGFLDATLLVSGSMIGSGIFIVSADMSRNVGSAGWLLLLWLLTGVITVTAALSYGELAGMMPKAGGQFVYIQRAYNSLLGFVYGWTVFAVIQTGTIAAVAVAFTKFTAVFVPALNPENVLFSVGTFPIKASSLFAIGSIVLLTWINSQGIRSGKLIQNVFTSAKLLALLGLIVVGIGVGSDTGTLSANFQNAWAATQTATDGTVLPISGMALLLALGVSMIGSLFSADSWNNVTFIAGEIRDPRRNIPLSLFTGTLLVTTIYALANIAYLSLLPLQGSPTAPDVLGRGIQFAEYDRVATAAVSLIFGDVAVAIMAALIMVSTFGCNNGLILSGARLYYAMAKDGLFLKTASHLNKNAVPGKALWLQCLWASVLCLSGKYGDLLDYCTFASLVFYIVTIGGIFRLRRKEPNAERPYKAFGYPVIPALYILAGVTICLILLKEKTFNTGMGLLIAGLGVPIYFMTSRARK; this is translated from the coding sequence ATGGCTGATTCAACCGACCTGTTAACCGACGAAAAAACCGAACTCAAACGCTCCCTGGGCTTTCTGGACGCAACCCTGCTGGTGTCGGGGTCCATGATTGGCTCCGGGATTTTTATTGTCAGCGCCGACATGTCCCGCAATGTGGGGTCGGCGGGTTGGTTACTGCTGCTCTGGTTGCTGACGGGGGTTATCACCGTAACGGCGGCCCTGAGTTACGGCGAGCTGGCGGGCATGATGCCCAAGGCGGGCGGGCAGTTTGTGTACATTCAGCGGGCGTACAATTCGTTGCTGGGATTTGTCTACGGCTGGACAGTATTCGCGGTTATTCAGACGGGAACGATTGCCGCCGTGGCGGTGGCTTTTACGAAGTTCACGGCGGTTTTTGTGCCGGCCCTGAATCCGGAAAACGTTCTGTTTAGCGTTGGTACGTTTCCCATCAAGGCATCGTCGCTGTTTGCCATCGGAAGTATTGTCCTGCTGACCTGGATTAATAGCCAGGGAATCCGGAGCGGGAAGCTGATTCAAAACGTGTTTACGTCGGCCAAACTGCTGGCGCTGTTGGGGTTAATCGTAGTCGGCATCGGGGTCGGTTCAGATACCGGAACGCTCTCGGCCAACTTTCAGAATGCCTGGGCCGCTACCCAGACAGCGACCGACGGTACGGTTTTGCCGATCAGCGGGATGGCCCTGCTGCTGGCGCTGGGTGTATCAATGATCGGTTCACTTTTCTCGGCCGATTCGTGGAATAACGTAACGTTCATTGCCGGAGAAATCCGGGATCCGCGCCGGAACATTCCGCTGAGCCTGTTTACCGGCACGTTGCTGGTGACTACCATTTACGCCCTGGCCAACATCGCTTACCTGTCGTTGCTGCCTTTGCAGGGATCACCCACGGCACCTGATGTATTGGGCCGCGGAATTCAGTTTGCCGAATACGACCGCGTAGCGACGGCGGCTGTTTCACTCATTTTTGGCGATGTGGCCGTTGCCATTATGGCGGCCCTGATCATGGTGTCGACGTTTGGCTGCAACAACGGTTTAATTCTGTCAGGAGCCCGGCTTTACTACGCGATGGCCAAAGACGGTCTGTTTTTGAAAACGGCTTCTCACCTGAACAAAAATGCGGTTCCGGGCAAGGCGCTCTGGCTGCAATGCCTCTGGGCGTCGGTTCTGTGCTTATCGGGCAAATACGGCGATCTGCTGGACTACTGTACGTTTGCGTCCCTGGTGTTTTACATCGTGACCATCGGCGGGATTTTCCGGCTCCGGCGCAAGGAACCGAACGCCGAACGGCCGTACAAAGCCTTCGGGTACCCGGTGATTCCGGCGCTTTACATCCTTGCCGGGGTGACGATCTGCCTGATTTTGCTAAAAGAAAAAACGTTCAACACCGGCATGGGCCTGTTGATTGCCGGATTGGGCGTTCCGATCTATTTCATGACGTCGCGGGCCCGTAAGTAG
- the atpG gene encoding ATP synthase F1 subunit gamma, whose amino-acid sequence MASLKEVRSRITSIVSTQQITKAMKMVAAAKLRRAQDNIIQMRPYAQKLNEMLSTVSAGAELAAESPYNQVRAVERVLVIVVTSDRGLAGAFNTNVVKETMALINQRYAAQARRGNVEIMAIGKKGAEAFQRRGFKVNTNYIDTFLSLSFAKVRSAAEEVMNAFTAGQYDQVEVVYNEFKNVATQIIRSEQFLPIVAAPTHTDAKASNVNYIFEPSEEEIITELIPKTLKIQLYKAVLESNASEHGARMTAMDKATENAGELLKELKLIYNRTRQAAITKEILEIVGGAEALAQK is encoded by the coding sequence ATGGCCTCATTAAAAGAAGTACGAAGCCGGATAACTTCTATCGTCTCAACGCAGCAGATTACGAAAGCCATGAAAATGGTGGCTGCGGCAAAATTGCGCCGGGCGCAGGACAACATCATCCAGATGCGTCCGTACGCTCAGAAACTGAATGAAATGCTCAGCACTGTTTCCGCCGGTGCCGAATTGGCGGCTGAGAGCCCTTACAATCAGGTTCGTGCGGTTGAGCGGGTGCTGGTGATCGTCGTCACGTCGGATCGCGGCTTGGCGGGTGCCTTCAACACCAACGTTGTCAAGGAAACGATGGCGCTGATCAACCAACGGTATGCCGCCCAGGCCCGCCGGGGAAATGTTGAAATTATGGCGATCGGTAAAAAAGGAGCGGAAGCGTTCCAGCGCCGGGGTTTCAAGGTCAATACCAACTACATCGATACATTCCTGTCGCTGAGCTTTGCCAAAGTTCGGTCGGCGGCCGAAGAAGTCATGAACGCCTTCACGGCTGGTCAGTACGATCAGGTCGAAGTCGTTTATAACGAGTTCAAAAACGTGGCCACGCAGATCATACGGTCGGAGCAGTTTCTGCCCATCGTTGCTGCGCCAACGCATACGGACGCCAAAGCTTCCAACGTCAACTACATTTTTGAACCTTCGGAAGAGGAAATCATCACCGAACTGATCCCGAAAACGCTGAAAATCCAGTTGTATAAAGCCGTTTTGGAATCCAACGCATCGGAACATGGCGCGCGGATGACGGCGATGGATAAAGCCACCGAAAACGCCGGTGAGTTGCTGAAAGAATTAAAGCTGATCTACAACCGGACGCGGCAAGCGGCTATTACCAAAGAGATTCTTGAAATTGTGGGCGGAGCGGAAGCACTCGCACAAAAATAA
- a CDS encoding LytR/AlgR family response regulator transcription factor, with the protein MNVLIVEDEDLAVRKLRKLVQEVDSSLQIAGVSASIEDTVNWLKSNPAPDLIFMDIELADGQSFEIFEQIEVNSTVIFTTSYDEYALQAFKVNSIDYLLKPIQKDDLQRSLKKFRDLQQRRAEVNEQPNQTINLDKLLRELQLQQPKEYRRRFLVRLGQRLLSVEVQDIAFFFTDERFSFFKTWNNQKYLIDYTLDELEEALDPSMFFRINRGVIVTHNTVEQIQPYFGNRLSLTLKPVFEKEAIVSREKVSDFKIWMGK; encoded by the coding sequence ATGAATGTATTGATAGTTGAAGACGAAGACCTGGCCGTACGGAAGCTGCGAAAACTGGTGCAGGAAGTGGACTCTTCCCTCCAGATCGCGGGCGTGTCGGCTAGTATAGAAGATACGGTGAACTGGTTGAAAAGCAATCCGGCGCCTGATCTGATTTTCATGGATATTGAACTGGCCGACGGGCAGAGTTTTGAAATCTTTGAGCAGATTGAAGTCAATAGCACCGTCATTTTTACCACCTCCTACGACGAATACGCCCTGCAGGCTTTCAAGGTCAATAGCATCGATTATTTGCTTAAACCCATTCAAAAGGATGACTTACAGCGGAGCCTGAAAAAATTCCGGGATTTGCAGCAGCGCCGGGCCGAAGTCAATGAGCAGCCCAATCAAACGATCAACCTCGATAAACTACTCCGCGAACTGCAACTGCAGCAGCCGAAGGAATACCGCCGACGGTTTCTGGTCCGGCTGGGGCAACGCCTTTTGTCGGTCGAGGTGCAAGACATCGCGTTCTTTTTCACCGACGAACGGTTTAGTTTTTTCAAAACCTGGAACAACCAGAAATACCTGATCGATTACACGCTCGACGAACTGGAAGAAGCGCTGGACCCGTCGATGTTTTTCCGCATCAACCGGGGCGTCATCGTAACCCACAACACGGTGGAGCAGATTCAGCCTTACTTCGGAAACCGGCTGTCGCTGACGCTTAAACCCGTTTTCGAAAAAGAAGCCATTGTGAGTCGCGAGAAAGTGAGCGACTTTAAGATCTGGATGGGAAAATAA
- a CDS encoding DUF4136 domain-containing protein has translation MNIKSIIASLFMLGLLASCAPSINVKHDYDPKVNVRQFSTFRVEADQRRNADPIAGSNLNQRRIADAIEKSMQAKGYKPVVGGEADLVIRFFSDSKDRQQVQSNNTWSPYWMWYNPGYNNVYTRQYEENRVVINVYDARTNDIIWQGWATGQLNQSKKDRNRDVAYRTTVDSIMKQLPESAGSDYSSVKEK, from the coding sequence ATGAATATCAAGAGCATAATTGCCAGTCTTTTCATGTTGGGTCTGTTAGCAAGTTGTGCACCGTCCATCAATGTTAAACATGACTATGACCCGAAAGTAAACGTTCGGCAGTTTAGCACCTTCCGGGTTGAAGCCGACCAACGTCGTAACGCTGACCCGATTGCGGGTAGCAACCTGAACCAACGCCGGATTGCGGATGCCATCGAGAAATCAATGCAGGCGAAAGGCTACAAACCCGTCGTAGGGGGCGAAGCTGATCTGGTGATTCGTTTCTTCTCGGATTCCAAAGATCGTCAGCAAGTACAATCAAACAACACCTGGTCACCGTACTGGATGTGGTATAACCCCGGTTATAATAACGTCTATACGCGCCAATATGAGGAAAACCGGGTGGTGATCAATGTATACGATGCCCGCACGAATGATATCATCTGGCAGGGCTGGGCAACGGGTCAGCTGAATCAAAGCAAGAAAGATCGCAACCGTGATGTTGCTTACCGGACTACGGTCGACAGCATCATGAAGCAACTTCCTGAAAGCGCCGGTTCTGACTACAGCTCGGTGAAAGAAAAATAA
- the atpA gene encoding F0F1 ATP synthase subunit alpha — translation MVSVRPDEVSAILREQLSNSRTTAELEEVGTVLQIGDGVARIYGLSKVQAGELLVFENGLQALALNLEEDNVGTVLLGDYSEIKEGDTVKRTNQIAYINVGEGILGRVVNTLGQPIDGLGPIAGETFAMPLERKAPGVIFRQPVTEPLQTGIKSIDAMIPIGRGQRELIIGDRQTGKTAVAIDTIINQKEFYDKGQPVYCIYVACGQKASTIKQVEATLRRAGAMDYTVIVAAPAADPSPMQFYAPFTGAAIGEYFRDTGRPALVVYDDLSKQAVAYREVSLLLRRPPGREAYPGDVFYLHSRLLERAAKIIGNDEIAARMNDLPPSLQGKVKGGGSLTALPLIETQAGDVSAYIPTNVISITDGQIFLETNLFNSGIRPAINVGISVSRVGGNAQIKSMKKVAGTLKLDQAQFRELEAFAKFGSDLDASTKLTIERGRRNQEILKQPQYSPVQVEQQVAIILASTNGFLDKVPVNKVKEFENDFALQMSTQHQATLDQLRAGKLDDSIIAVVKKVATELAGRYA, via the coding sequence ATGGTATCAGTTAGACCCGACGAGGTTTCAGCCATTCTCCGGGAACAGCTATCGAACTCCAGAACCACCGCCGAACTCGAGGAAGTCGGTACGGTCTTGCAAATCGGTGACGGAGTAGCCCGCATTTACGGACTGTCAAAAGTACAGGCTGGTGAATTGCTGGTGTTTGAAAACGGTTTGCAGGCCCTGGCTCTTAACCTCGAAGAAGACAACGTCGGAACGGTATTGCTGGGTGACTACAGCGAGATAAAAGAAGGCGACACGGTAAAACGCACGAATCAGATTGCTTACATCAACGTAGGTGAAGGCATCCTGGGTCGCGTCGTGAATACATTGGGCCAGCCTATCGACGGTTTAGGTCCGATCGCGGGGGAAACCTTCGCGATGCCGCTGGAGCGGAAAGCGCCGGGCGTAATCTTCCGCCAGCCGGTGACCGAACCGCTGCAAACGGGTATTAAATCCATCGACGCCATGATTCCCATCGGACGGGGTCAGCGCGAGTTGATCATCGGCGACCGCCAGACGGGTAAAACCGCCGTTGCGATTGACACGATCATTAACCAGAAAGAATTTTACGATAAAGGCCAGCCGGTTTACTGTATCTACGTAGCCTGCGGTCAGAAAGCATCGACCATCAAACAGGTTGAGGCTACGCTGCGCCGGGCCGGTGCCATGGATTACACCGTCATCGTGGCAGCACCAGCCGCGGATCCCTCGCCGATGCAATTCTACGCACCGTTTACGGGAGCCGCCATTGGTGAGTATTTCCGGGATACGGGTCGCCCGGCTCTGGTTGTTTACGACGATTTGTCGAAGCAAGCCGTGGCGTACCGCGAAGTATCGCTGCTGCTGCGTCGCCCGCCGGGCCGCGAGGCTTATCCGGGAGACGTATTCTACCTGCACAGCCGTTTGCTGGAACGGGCCGCTAAAATTATCGGCAATGATGAAATCGCGGCTAGAATGAACGACCTGCCGCCTTCGCTGCAAGGGAAGGTAAAAGGTGGTGGTTCCCTGACGGCCCTGCCGCTCATCGAAACCCAGGCGGGTGACGTATCGGCTTACATTCCAACCAACGTTATTTCAATCACCGACGGCCAGATCTTCCTGGAAACCAACCTCTTCAACTCCGGTATCCGTCCGGCCATCAACGTTGGTATTTCGGTATCGCGCGTGGGTGGTAACGCTCAGATCAAGTCGATGAAGAAGGTGGCCGGTACGCTGAAACTGGATCAGGCCCAGTTCCGTGAGCTGGAAGCCTTCGCCAAGTTCGGTTCGGACCTGGATGCTTCCACGAAACTGACCATCGAGCGGGGCCGCCGGAACCAGGAAATTCTGAAACAACCGCAGTATTCGCCGGTACAGGTAGAGCAGCAGGTTGCCATCATCCTGGCGTCAACCAACGGTTTCCTCGATAAGGTACCGGTTAACAAGGTGAAAGAATTTGAAAACGACTTTGCACTGCAAATGAGTACGCAACACCAGGCTACCCTCGATCAGCTTCGGGCCGGTAAACTGGATGACTCCATCATTGCCGTCGTGAAGAAAGTGGCCACGGAACTAGCCGGTCGGTACGCATAA